The DNA sequence GGGTCGTCCTTTTCGCCGAGTGCGGTCGTGTAGGCGGCCTGTCCGGTGGTGATGCGGTCGACGTTCGCGCGGGTCGCCGCGTCGAGGTCTGTCCACAAGAGACGGGCGGCGAGCAGGAAGTACGACTGGAACGTGGTGTCGAAGAACAGCTTGCGGCCCCACTCGGTCCCGCCGGTCAGCAGGTTGGACGCGGCGAAGTGCCGGATCGTGGCGAGGGTGTGGGCCTTGAGCGTTTCCCGGTCGACGCCGGCGGCTCCGGGGTCGTAGCCGTCGCGGGTGAGGAGGACGGCGTTGCCGAGCACGACGGCGAAGGTGAAGTCGCGGGCCGGGTAGATCCCGGCTTTCGCGTCGAACTGCTGCTCGGCCCAGCGGGTGTGCCGCAGCAGCACCCGGCGGTAGGTGGCGGCGACGGGATCGGGCGGCCCGGCAGTGGCCGCCTCCGCCCGGCCGGGCAGGTTCACCAGCAGCGCGGCGGCGCCGGCCGCGCCGAACAGGGCGAGCGCGTGCCGCCGGTCGAGCTCACCCATGCGTGACCTCCCAGGCCGTTGACAACCTTGTCAGCGCGGATTCTGGGACGCCGCGCGCCGCGGGGGCAACCCCGCGACCGAATCCCGTCCGCTTTCGGACAAGGCCCGGATAATTCGTATAACGACCTATACCTTTGGCCAGGCGGGCTGAAGGGGACTTTCCTCGCGTGTGGTGCGCTGAAGGGGACTTTCCTCGCATCAGATGACATGAACGTCCCCTTCAGCCCGCTCGGGTGGGAGCAAGCTCACCGCCGCCCTCCGCGTCCGCCGTGGTGGGATGACAACGTGATCAGCGACTCGGCCACCTTCCTGCTCCTCGTGCTCGCCGGGGTGGGGGCCGGGCTCACCGGGGCCATCGCCGGGCTCGCTTCGCTCGTGTCCTACCCGGCGCTGCTCGCCGCCGGGCTGCCGCCGGTCCTCGCCAACGTCACCAACACCGTCGCCATGCTCGGCACCACCGCCGGGGCCGCCGCCGGCGCCCGGCCCGAACTCGCCGGCCAGCGCGCCCGGATCGTCCCGCTCTGCCTCATCACCACCCTCGGCGGCGCGGCCGGCGGGTTCCTGCTCCTCGTCACCCCGTCCGACGCCTTCACCGCGATCGTCCCGTGGCTGATCGGCGGTGCCGCCGTCGTCCTGATGGCGGGCCCGCGCCTGCGCCGCCTGGCCGAAGCCGCCGACCACCACGGCCTCCGCCCCGCCACCGCCGTCGGCGCGTTCTTCATCGGTGTCTACGGCGGCTACTTCGGGGCCGCCGCCGGTGTCCTCATGCTCGCCCTGCTCGTCTCGGTGTGGAGCCAGCCGCTCGCCCGGACGAACGCCGCGAAGAACCTGGTCACCGGGTCGGCGAACTTCCTCGCCGCGATCGTCTTCGCCGGCACCGGCAAAGTCGTCTGGCTCGCCGCCCTCGCCGTCTGCCTCGGTTCGCTCGGCGGCTCGTGGCTGGGCTCCACCCTCGTGCGCCACCTGCCGGCGACACCGCTGCGCATCGGGATCGGGATCGCCGGGCTGGGGCTGGCCGGCGTGCTCGGCTGGCAGGCTTACGCCTGAAAGACTTCCCGCCCGCGGGCTGACGGAAGTCCCGCGGACAAGGCATGATCGGCGGGGTAACGGCGAGCAGGAGACCAGATGAGCATTGTCGGGACCCGGGTCGTCCGCCAGGAGGATCAGAACCTGATCACCGCGGGCGGCACCTACGTGGACGATTTGCGGGAGGAAGCGCTTTCCGGAGCCGCGCACGCGGTGTTCGTACGCAGCCCCATCGCGCACGCGCGGATCGGGGGCATCGATGTCAGCGAGGCGAAGGCGGCGCCGGGCGTGCTCGGCGTGTTCACCGCCGCCGACCTCGGGCTCGATCCGCACGCGGCGGGGCCGGTCAAGGAACCGTGGCTGGCCGACGGCGTCGTGCGCTACGTCGGCGAACCGGTCGCGCTCGTCCTCACCGAGGAGCGCTACCAGCTGGCCGACGCGGCCGAGCTGGTCGACGTCGACTACGACCCCCTCGACGCCGTGCCGAGCATCGGCGCCGCCCTCGCGGACGAGACGCTGCTGTACCCCGAAACCGGCAGCAACGTCGTGCAGGTCAACGGTGCGGCGGAGTTCGACGACTCGATCTTCGACGGGTGCGAGGTCGTTGTTTCGCAGACCATCGTGAACCAGCGCGTCGCGCCCGCGCCGCTCGAACCGCGCGGCGCGTCGTGCGCGTGGGGCGAAGACGGCAGGCTGACGGTCTGGCTGTCGACCCAGAACGCCCAGATCGCCCGGACTCAGCTGGCCGCGAGCCTCGGGGTGGGCGAGGAGAACGTCCGGGTCATCGCGCCGGACGTCGGCGGCGGGTTCGGCGCGAAGATCGGCGCCGACCCCGAAGCGACCGTGCTGGGCTGGGCCGCCAAGGCGATCGGGCGCCCGGTGCGCTGGGTCGAGTCGCGCAGCGAGAACCTGACCGCGATGACGCACGGCCGCGGCCAGCTCAACACCGTCACCATCGGCGGGAAGCGCGACGGCACCGTCCTCGCCTACCGTCTC is a window from the Amycolatopsis sp. cg9 genome containing:
- a CDS encoding sulfite exporter TauE/SafE family protein, with translation MISDSATFLLLVLAGVGAGLTGAIAGLASLVSYPALLAAGLPPVLANVTNTVAMLGTTAGAAAGARPELAGQRARIVPLCLITTLGGAAGGFLLLVTPSDAFTAIVPWLIGGAAVVLMAGPRLRRLAEAADHHGLRPATAVGAFFIGVYGGYFGAAAGVLMLALLVSVWSQPLARTNAAKNLVTGSANFLAAIVFAGTGKVVWLAALAVCLGSLGGSWLGSTLVRHLPATPLRIGIGIAGLGLAGVLGWQAYA